A DNA window from Thiothrix subterranea contains the following coding sequences:
- a CDS encoding transposase, which translates to MQEPGATATTYRLHIAIDLINLSLHQVEVTTDKEGENLDHYTLAAGDVVLIDRGYNQPKTLVPFIDRGGDVVLRYNVHSMNLYEDGEGDDAGRLVKIDWYTRLRKLGKRPSCVPVWLCHGNKRIQGYLHAIPLPEEKAAQARRKAKQRAKDKGRNPSTEALCLSEWVLIFTSLPPEVLCTTTASALYRVRWQVELVIKRLKSLLNVDELRAHKGSKLAELYLHGKLLYAAVLEKMTQSRFANAKRKLDNPRRLTDWRLWKTVADDLNAGIKACFPVDARFEDDNIKSLSERPRKRTLQCLPSPILALLNQCREMALSRV; encoded by the coding sequence GTGCAAGAACCGGGTGCGACAGCCACGACGTACCGCCTGCATATCGCCATTGATTTGATCAACCTCAGCCTGCATCAAGTGGAAGTCACTACCGATAAAGAAGGCGAAAACCTCGACCATTACACGCTGGCAGCAGGCGATGTGGTGCTGATTGACCGGGGTTATAACCAACCCAAAACGCTTGTCCCTTTCATCGACCGAGGCGGTGATGTGGTATTACGCTACAACGTCCACAGCATGAACCTGTATGAAGATGGCGAAGGAGATGATGCCGGACGCCTAGTCAAAATCGACTGGTACACGCGCTTACGCAAGCTGGGCAAACGCCCCAGTTGTGTGCCGGTTTGGTTATGTCATGGCAACAAACGCATCCAGGGCTACCTTCACGCGATCCCCTTACCCGAAGAAAAAGCCGCACAAGCGCGGCGCAAAGCCAAACAACGCGCCAAAGACAAGGGACGCAACCCCAGCACGGAAGCCCTTTGCCTGAGCGAATGGGTACTGATTTTCACGTCATTACCGCCTGAAGTCCTGTGTACCACCACCGCATCCGCACTCTACCGTGTCCGCTGGCAGGTTGAATTGGTGATCAAACGTCTCAAAAGTTTGCTGAATGTCGATGAGCTACGGGCGCACAAAGGCTCAAAACTGGCTGAACTGTATCTACACGGCAAATTATTGTACGCCGCCGTGCTGGAAAAGATGACGCAAAGTCGCTTTGCCAATGCCAAACGTAAACTCGATAACCCCCGCCGACTCACCGATTGGCGACTTTGGAAAACCGTCGCGGATGACCTCAACGCGGGCATCAAAGCCTGTTTCCCTGTTGATGCCCGCTTTGAGGATGACAACATCAAGAGTTTGAGCGAACGCCCCAGAAAGCGGACGTTGCAATGTTTGCCTAGCCCCATTCTTGCTCTGTTGAACCAATGCCGAGAAATGGCGTTGAGCCGTGTTTAA
- a CDS encoding AMP-binding protein, translated as MDFHSIWRNLKKFKNNDFLTMLEYRLNYGDLIELINRLVTLFDEYNILPSSRVIILTHNEGAAIVGFIASLLDGVVPIMLTPDTPHRRVASIVNSTEPALVIIDDSRLDEDWIKQIPARIVIHDSNSYPRKKLFSFSHKRSAMHHCGLDLPTAIREPHLPEVNDDLAYILFTSGTTQAPSGVMISRKNIIANLQTISRLFGCNSNARLFNDMALAHADGLVQGILLAMANAATLIRSGGFKISNLENWLNRVRQEKATHFITAPTIWSFIDQYANHDDYFDSSECLHLISVAAKLEQELWGRLQNRFGKSISNQYGLTETVTSALYSGDFHSEMGGFGSIGKPVDCEARIRNTDDVDSEIGELQLHGDNIFLGYWKNSKRTTETFTQDGWMRTGDLVQSCSDGSYKILGRLKTIIMSGGFLIRPEEIDEVLLTHPSVIEAVTVSMPDPNFDEVPVTAVVLSDERTDEDTLLEYARSNLEALKVPKRIISLASIPRGDAGKPKLKELREELLMILSRKKEYTQERNSRDVSGEVYQITAQVLHIDPQLLQPDSSPASVRSWDSFSQIALIIAMESHFSIRIPVAKAASIRNLGELVTTVKDLLK; from the coding sequence ATGGATTTTCACTCTATTTGGAGAAACCTTAAAAAATTCAAAAATAACGATTTTTTGACAATGCTTGAGTATCGTTTAAATTATGGTGATCTTATTGAGCTTATTAATCGCTTAGTAACGCTATTTGATGAATATAATATTTTGCCGTCTAGTAGAGTTATCATTCTTACTCACAATGAAGGGGCTGCTATTGTCGGGTTTATCGCCTCTCTATTAGATGGTGTAGTCCCTATTATGTTAACACCTGATACTCCTCATCGGCGCGTTGCTTCAATTGTCAACTCTACAGAACCCGCTCTTGTTATCATTGATGATAGTCGCTTAGACGAAGATTGGATAAAACAAATCCCTGCTCGTATTGTAATTCACGATTCTAATAGTTATCCCCGCAAAAAATTATTCAGCTTTAGCCATAAACGTAGCGCAATGCATCATTGTGGTTTGGATTTGCCGACTGCGATACGAGAGCCTCATTTGCCAGAAGTAAATGATGATTTAGCTTATATATTGTTTACATCAGGCACTACACAAGCACCCAGTGGAGTAATGATTTCCCGAAAAAATATTATTGCTAATTTGCAAACCATATCGCGATTATTTGGTTGTAATTCAAATGCACGACTATTTAATGATATGGCTCTAGCTCATGCTGACGGCCTAGTACAAGGAATTTTACTGGCTATGGCTAATGCAGCAACCTTGATTCGATCAGGTGGATTTAAAATCAGTAACCTTGAGAACTGGTTAAATCGAGTGCGCCAAGAAAAAGCTACTCATTTTATTACCGCACCCACGATATGGTCATTTATCGATCAATATGCGAATCATGATGATTACTTTGACTCCAGTGAATGCCTTCATTTAATCTCAGTCGCTGCAAAACTTGAGCAAGAGCTGTGGGGGCGTTTACAAAATCGATTTGGTAAAAGCATTTCCAATCAATACGGTCTAACAGAAACTGTTACCTCTGCTCTTTATTCTGGAGATTTTCATTCAGAAATGGGTGGTTTTGGTAGCATTGGAAAGCCGGTCGATTGTGAAGCACGCATTAGAAATACCGACGATGTGGATTCTGAAATCGGTGAGTTGCAACTACACGGTGATAATATTTTCTTAGGTTATTGGAAAAATTCTAAGCGTACAACAGAAACGTTCACACAAGATGGCTGGATGAGAACAGGGGATCTGGTGCAATCTTGTTCGGATGGTTCTTATAAAATATTAGGTCGCTTGAAAACAATTATTATGTCAGGTGGTTTTTTGATCCGCCCTGAGGAAATTGATGAAGTCCTATTGACACACCCATCAGTAATTGAGGCAGTTACTGTTTCAATGCCAGACCCTAACTTTGATGAAGTTCCTGTGACGGCGGTTGTATTGTCAGACGAGAGAACTGATGAAGATACTTTATTAGAATATGCGCGTTCTAACCTTGAAGCACTTAAAGTACCTAAAAGAATTATTTCTTTGGCTTCTATACCGCGAGGGGATGCGGGTAAACCTAAATTAAAAGAGCTGAGAGAAGAGCTTTTGATGATACTTAGTCGTAAAAAAGAATACACACAAGAAAGAAATTCTCGTGATGTTTCTGGAGAGGTTTATCAGATTACAGCACAGGTCTTACACATAGACCCTCAGTTACTTCAGCCAGATTCAAGCCCTGCTTCTGTTCGAAGCTGGGATAGTTTTTCCCAAATTGCGCTTATTATTGCTATGGAAAGTCATTTCTCGATCAGAATTCCGGTGGCAAAAGCTGCAAGTATTCGTAACCTTGGTGAATTGGTAACAACGGTCAAAGATTTGTTGAAATGA
- a CDS encoding acetyltransferase, producing MGLSKMILFGVRSPLVVEYEETCHRLGLKIEMAVSVNGSPRLVDQSRVVNINELPPSIIGKRFIACAFTPSRRAALIAQAQQLGFVLDDPLIDPSAILARSVRIGEGSFINAGVVVGAVSMIGNGVLVNRAVSLGHHTVLGDYVSIGPGATLAGNIRVGTGTMIGAGATILPNIRIGENALIAAGSVVRKDVSDGVLVVGNPAQERSYNPAKSSLYVEDEE from the coding sequence GTGGGTTTGTCAAAAATGATTTTGTTTGGCGTGAGATCTCCGCTGGTTGTAGAGTATGAGGAAACCTGTCATCGACTAGGGCTTAAGATAGAAATGGCAGTCAGCGTGAATGGTTCACCTCGATTAGTTGATCAATCCCGCGTTGTTAATATTAATGAACTCCCTCCTTCTATCATAGGTAAAAGATTCATTGCTTGTGCTTTTACTCCATCCCGCCGAGCAGCGTTGATTGCTCAGGCACAACAGTTAGGTTTTGTTTTGGATGACCCATTAATTGATCCAAGCGCGATACTGGCACGGTCTGTACGTATCGGTGAGGGAAGCTTTATTAATGCAGGCGTTGTCGTCGGGGCAGTCTCCATGATCGGTAATGGTGTATTGGTTAATCGCGCAGTATCTTTGGGACACCACACTGTATTAGGTGATTATGTAAGTATTGGACCCGGAGCAACACTGGCTGGGAACATACGTGTAGGTACTGGCACTATGATTGGGGCAGGGGCAACCATACTCCCTAATATTCGTATTGGTGAAAATGCACTGATAGCCGCTGGTTCAGTAGTTCGTAAGGATGTTTCTGATGGGGTGTTAGTAGTAGGGAATCCTGCTCAAGAGCGTTCTTATAATCCCGCAAAATCAAGTCTGTATGTAGAAGATGAGGAGTAG
- the uvrA gene encoding excinuclease ABC subunit UvrA, which produces MEKFIRIRGARTHNLKNIDLDLPRDKLIVITGLSGSGKSSLAFDTIFAEGQRRYVESLSAYARQFLSMMEKPDIDHIEGLSPAISIEQKTTSHNPRSTVGTITEIYDYLRLLYARAGVPRCPTHHVDLQVQTVSQMVDQVLSLPEGSKLMLLAPVVRERKGEHVQLFDSLRAQGYLRARVNGVVYELDVPPTLELRKKHTIEVVIDRFKVRDDMQLRLAESFETALKLANGLATVAWMDGDGEDMIFSANYACPHCGWSLTELEPRLFSFNAPAGACQTCDGLGVEQFFDPQRVVANPSMSLAGGAVRGWDRRNAYYFQMLTSLAEHFNFDVEQPWDELPASVHKLILHGSGLEEVEFTYVGQKGQTYTRSHTFEGVLNNLKRRYRETDSSAVREELAKYLASRACPDCGGTRLNEQARNVFIAGRNLPAITHLPIGESHAFFRSLNLSGTQGQIADKILREIALRLEFLVNVGLDYLTLSRSAETLSGGEAQRIRLASQIGAGLVGVMYVLDEPSIGLHQRDNARLLKTLFRLRDLGNTVIVVEHDEDAIRSADHVLDIGPGAGVHGGYIIAQGTPEEVFATPDSVTGQFMSGRRKITMPAQRTPFNPERTIKLIGATGNNLNDVTLEIPLGLLTCITGVSGSGKSTLINRTLYPFLARHLHDSSVEVAPVREVLGVEQIDKIIDIDQSPIGRTPRSNPATYTGVFTAIRDMFAATQEARSRGYLPGRFSFNVKGGRCEACSGDGLIKVEMHFLPDVYVTCEVCEGKRYNRETLDIRYKGKNISEVLAMTVEDACEFFAAVPSINTKLQTLMDVGLSYITLGQNATTLSGGEAQRVKLAKELSKRGTGKTIYILDEPTTGLHFHDVDQLLQVLHRLRDGGNTVVVIEHNLDVIKTADWVVDLGPEGGSRGGHIIAIGTPEQVAEAEGSFTGQFLKRML; this is translated from the coding sequence ATGGAAAAATTCATCCGCATTCGCGGCGCACGCACCCATAACCTGAAAAACATCGACCTTGACCTGCCGCGTGACAAGCTGATCGTGATCACGGGCTTGTCGGGTTCGGGCAAGTCGTCGCTGGCGTTCGACACGATCTTTGCGGAAGGGCAGCGGCGTTACGTCGAGTCGCTGTCCGCCTATGCCCGCCAGTTCTTGTCGATGATGGAAAAGCCGGACATTGACCACATCGAAGGGCTTTCCCCGGCGATTTCCATTGAGCAGAAAACCACCTCGCACAACCCGCGTTCCACCGTCGGCACGATCACCGAGATTTACGACTACCTGCGCCTGCTGTATGCGCGGGCGGGTGTACCGCGTTGCCCGACGCATCACGTTGACTTACAAGTGCAAACCGTCAGCCAGATGGTCGATCAGGTGTTGAGTTTGCCCGAAGGCAGCAAGCTGATGTTGCTTGCCCCGGTGGTGCGCGAACGCAAGGGTGAACATGTGCAACTGTTTGATTCGTTGCGGGCGCAAGGCTATTTGCGGGCGCGGGTGAACGGCGTGGTCTACGAACTGGACGTGCCGCCGACGCTGGAATTGCGCAAGAAACACACCATCGAAGTGGTGATTGACCGTTTCAAAGTGCGCGACGACATGCAATTGCGCCTCGCCGAATCGTTTGAAACCGCGCTGAAACTCGCCAACGGGCTGGCAACAGTGGCGTGGATGGACGGTGACGGCGAAGACATGATTTTTTCCGCCAACTACGCCTGCCCGCATTGCGGCTGGTCGCTGACCGAACTCGAACCGCGCTTGTTCTCGTTCAACGCACCCGCTGGCGCGTGCCAAACCTGCGACGGTTTGGGCGTGGAACAGTTTTTCGACCCGCAACGGGTGGTGGCAAATCCGTCGATGAGCCTAGCGGGTGGTGCGGTGCGCGGCTGGGATCGGCGCAACGCCTACTACTTCCAGATGCTCACCTCGCTTGCCGAACATTTCAACTTTGACGTGGAGCAGCCGTGGGATGAATTGCCCGCGTCTGTCCATAAACTGATCTTGCACGGCAGCGGTTTGGAGGAGGTGGAATTCACCTATGTCGGGCAAAAAGGGCAAACTTACACCCGTTCGCACACCTTTGAAGGCGTATTGAACAATCTCAAACGCCGTTACCGCGAAACCGATTCGAGTGCGGTGCGCGAAGAGTTGGCGAAATACCTTGCCAGCCGCGCTTGCCCGGATTGCGGCGGTACGCGCTTGAACGAACAGGCGCGGAACGTGTTTATCGCGGGCCGCAATTTGCCTGCGATCACGCATTTGCCGATTGGCGAAAGCCATGCGTTTTTCCGTAGCCTGAATTTGTCGGGAACACAGGGGCAAATCGCCGATAAGATTTTGCGTGAAATTGCCTTGCGCTTGGAATTTCTGGTCAATGTCGGGCTGGATTATCTGACCCTGAGCCGCAGCGCGGAAACGCTCTCCGGCGGCGAAGCGCAACGCATCCGTCTTGCCTCGCAGATTGGCGCGGGGCTAGTCGGGGTGATGTACGTGCTGGATGAGCCATCCATCGGTTTGCACCAGCGCGACAACGCCCGCTTGCTGAAAACGCTGTTCCGCCTGCGTGACCTTGGCAATACCGTGATCGTGGTCGAGCATGACGAAGACGCGATCCGTTCCGCCGACCATGTGCTGGATATTGGCCCCGGCGCGGGCGTGCATGGCGGTTACATTATTGCGCAAGGCACACCGGAAGAAGTGTTTGCCACGCCGGATTCGGTGACGGGGCAATTCATGTCCGGGCGGCGCAAAATCACCATGCCCGCCCAACGCACCCCGTTCAACCCCGAACGCACCATCAAACTGATCGGCGCGACCGGCAATAATCTCAATGACGTGACGCTGGAAATTCCGCTGGGGCTGCTGACCTGCATCACGGGCGTGTCGGGGTCGGGCAAATCGACGCTGATCAACCGCACATTATACCCATTTCTGGCGCGGCATCTGCACGACAGCAGTGTGGAAGTTGCCCCAGTGCGCGAAGTGCTGGGCGTGGAGCAAATCGACAAAATTATCGACATCGACCAAAGCCCGATTGGGCGTACTCCGCGTTCCAACCCCGCCACCTACACAGGCGTGTTTACCGCGATTCGGGATATGTTTGCGGCGACGCAAGAAGCGCGTTCACGCGGCTATTTGCCCGGACGGTTTTCGTTCAACGTCAAAGGCGGACGCTGCGAAGCGTGTTCCGGCGACGGTTTGATCAAGGTCGAAATGCACTTTTTGCCAGACGTGTACGTGACCTGCGAAGTGTGCGAAGGCAAGCGTTACAACCGTGAAACCCTCGACATCCGCTACAAGGGCAAGAACATCAGCGAAGTGCTGGCGATGACGGTGGAAGATGCCTGCGAATTTTTCGCCGCCGTGCCGTCGATCAACACCAAGCTGCAAACGCTGATGGACGTGGGGCTGTCGTACATCACGCTGGGGCAAAATGCGACTACGCTTTCCGGCGGCGAAGCGCAGCGCGTCAAGTTGGCGAAAGAGCTGTCCAAACGTGGCACGGGCAAGACGATTTATATTTTGGATGAGCCGACTACGGGGCTGCATTTCCACGACGTTGACCAATTGCTGCAAGTGCTGCATCGCTTGCGTGATGGTGGCAATACGGTGGTGGTGATTGAGCATAATCTGGATGTGATCAAGACGGCGGATTGGGTGGTGGATTTGGGGCCGGAGGGTGGGAGTCGTGGGGGGCATATTATTGCGATTGGTACGCCGGAGCAGGTGGCGGAGGCGGAAGGGTCGTTTACTGGGCAATTTTTGAAGCGGATGTTATGA
- a CDS encoding TAXI family TRAP transporter solute-binding subunit: MADYMEEHDIFINPYIASNGSIDTLKRLKSRSNAALGMMQVDVIEYIINGKDKELKNTLKKISLITYLHDETVHFFARKNSGINSIDDLDSKKVIIGSPGSGTNITARNIIDSFNKSNPDNPVKPDYLEPNISMRYNIASLVKGDADAFFYVSGKPIPFVEKNANYFKSDDGVHLVKIDDKDLVSKYYKPDTITASDYSFLEGGGKVETLKVKALLVAYDFSKKIGDKERDDCYKKRCEDIRIISKILKNGGIDEIRTTGHKQWENVKFTNTLNPNIDEILREHLAENNCQ, translated from the coding sequence ATGGCAGATTATATGGAAGAACATGATATATTTATTAACCCTTATATTGCATCTAATGGTTCCATAGATACATTGAAAAGACTGAAGTCAAGAAGTAATGCTGCTTTAGGGATGATGCAGGTAGATGTAATTGAATATATCATTAATGGAAAAGATAAGGAATTAAAAAATACATTAAAAAAGATAAGCCTAATAACATATCTCCATGATGAAACCGTACATTTTTTTGCGAGGAAAAATAGTGGTATTAACTCGATAGATGATCTTGATAGTAAGAAAGTCATCATAGGCTCGCCGGGCAGCGGAACAAATATTACTGCTAGAAATATTATAGATAGTTTCAATAAATCAAATCCTGATAATCCAGTAAAACCCGACTATCTTGAACCTAATATTAGTATGAGATATAACATCGCTTCTCTTGTTAAAGGAGACGCTGATGCATTCTTTTATGTTTCAGGAAAACCTATACCTTTTGTAGAAAAAAATGCAAATTACTTTAAATCAGATGATGGAGTTCATCTTGTTAAGATAGACGATAAAGATTTAGTATCAAAATATTATAAGCCGGATACAATAACTGCAAGTGATTATTCTTTTTTAGAGGGAGGTGGAAAAGTAGAAACTTTAAAGGTAAAAGCTTTGTTAGTTGCTTATGATTTCTCCAAAAAAATTGGTGATAAAGAAAGAGATGATTGTTATAAAAAACGTTGCGAAGATATAAGAATAATTTCTAAGATTTTGAAGAATGGAGGTATAGATGAAATACGAACTACAGGTCATAAACAATGGGAAAATGTTAAATTTACTAACACTCTGAATCCAAATATAGATGAGATTTTAAGGGAACATCTCGCAGAAAATAATTGTCAGTGA
- a CDS encoding transposase yields MRIAETLVPFIDRGGDVVLRYNAHSMNLYENGEGDDTGHLVKIDWYTRLRKLGKRPSCVPVWLCHGNKRIQGYLHAIPLPEEKAAEARRKAKQRAKDKGRNPSTEALCLSEWVLIFTSLPPEVLCTTTASALYRVRWQVELVIKRLKSLLNVDELRAHKGSKLADLYLHGKLLYAAVLEKMTQSRFADAKRKLDNPRQLTDWRLWKTVADDLKAGIKACFPVDARFADDNIKSLSERPRKRTLQCLPSPIFALLNQCREMALSRV; encoded by the coding sequence ATGAGAATTGCTGAAACACTTGTCCCCTTCATCGACCGGGGCGGTGACGTGGTATTACGCTACAACGCCCATAGCATGAACCTGTATGAGAATGGCGAAGGGGATGATACCGGACACCTAGTCAAAATCGACTGGTACACGCGCTTACGTAAGCTGGGTAAACGCCCCAGTTGTGTGCCGGTTTGGTTATGTCATGGCAACAAACGCATCCAGGGCTACCTTCATGCCATCCCCTTACCCGAAGAAAAGGCTGCTGAAGCCCGGCGCAAAGCCAAACAACGCGCCAAAGACAAGGGACGCAACCCCAGCACGGAAGCCCTTTGCCTGAGCGAATGGGTACTGATTTTCACGTCATTACCGCCTGAAGTGCTGTGTACCACCACCGCATCTGCACTCTATCGTGTCCGCTGGCAGGTTGAATTGGTGATCAAACGCCTCAAAAGTTTGCTGAATGTCGATGAACTACGAGCGCACAAAGGCTCAAAACTGGCTGATCTGTATCTACACGGCAAATTATTGTACGCCGCCGTGCTGGAAAAGATGACGCAAAGTCGCTTTGCCGATGCCAAACGCAAACTCGACAATCCTCGCCAACTCACTGATTGGCGACTGTGGAAAACCGTCGCGGACGACCTCAAAGCAGGCATCAAAGCCTGTTTTCCTGTCGATGCACGCTTTGCGGATGACAATATCAAGAGTTTGAGCGAACGCCCCAGAAAGCGGACGTTGCAATGTTTACCCAGCCCCATTTTTGCTCTGTTGAACCAATGCCGAGAAATGGCGTTGAGCCGTGTTTAA
- a CDS encoding ISKra4 family transposase (programmed frameshift), whose amino-acid sequence MLDKSTQLAQRLARHPALQERIESILTIMESSSDDLKRADEAERQIIETLRQLGHDALSGWAERHEEAAASRATDSGLASYGSKKLYWHSTYGQIEVNERLFRQGSCLQRPFSASAAVRCRGVSAPLQRVVTDFGADHPFRQVSEKLQEHYGISLPPETIRQTTERHGRLMLDNTVLETARPESLGKACVLVEMDGGMVPIVTSAPEAADRRKGKTLNWQELKLCIARELGSTRRFYGGTFSGGTEQAGQHLHHCACLAGFGRATDIHGVGDGAVWIADQIEHCFGSQGAYLVDFYHLSEYLAEAAPSCSSDTDAWLEQRQAELKANRSAKVLEALLPHLEAPATADAQAPVRKAYRYLNNRREQVDYAGAIRLGRPIGSGEIESAHRFVVQARLKKPGAWWAAENVDPMLALRVTRLNGGWNEYWQNFSACKAA is encoded by the exons ATGTTAGACAAGTCAACGCAGCTCGCCCAACGCCTTGCCCGTCATCCCGCGCTTCAGGAACGGATTGAATCGATCCTAACGATTATGGAATCCAGCAGTGATGACTTGAAACGCGCCGATGAAGCAGAACGGCAGATAATCGAAACCCTGCGCCAACTGGGACACGATGCGCTGTCCGGCTGGGCAGAACGGCATGAAGAAGCGGCCGCC TCAAGGGCAACAGACAGCGGGTTGGCGTCCTATGGGTCAAAAAAACTCTACTGGCACAGTACCTACGGACAGATTGAAGTAAACGAACGGTTGTTTCGCCAAGGTTCGTGCCTGCAACGGCCTTTTTCCGCCAGTGCGGCGGTGCGTTGCCGGGGGGTATCCGCGCCGCTGCAACGGGTGGTCACGGATTTTGGGGCGGATCATCCTTTCCGGCAGGTGAGTGAAAAACTTCAGGAACATTATGGCATCAGCTTGCCCCCGGAAACGATCCGACAGACGACGGAACGTCATGGACGTCTGATGCTGGACAATACGGTACTGGAAACAGCCCGGCCTGAAAGTCTGGGAAAAGCCTGTGTGCTGGTGGAAATGGACGGCGGCATGGTTCCCATTGTCACGAGCGCCCCGGAAGCGGCTGACCGCCGCAAAGGTAAAACCCTGAACTGGCAAGAATTAAAGCTGTGCATTGCCCGCGAACTGGGGAGCACCCGCCGCTTTTATGGCGGAACCTTTAGCGGCGGCACGGAACAGGCCGGACAACACCTGCACCATTGTGCCTGTCTGGCAGGCTTTGGACGGGCAACGGACATTCATGGCGTGGGCGACGGGGCAGTCTGGATTGCCGACCAGATAGAACACTGTTTTGGCAGTCAGGGTGCTTATCTGGTGGATTTTTACCATCTGAGCGAATACCTAGCGGAAGCTGCCCCCTCCTGCTCCTCTGACACCGACGCATGGCTAGAGCAGCGGCAAGCGGAATTGAAAGCCAACCGTTCTGCCAAGGTACTGGAAGCCCTGTTGCCGCATCTGGAAGCCCCCGCCACAGCGGATGCGCAAGCTCCCGTCAGGAAAGCTTACCGCTATCTCAATAACCGACGCGAGCAGGTGGATTATGCCGGGGCTATCCGACTGGGACGCCCGATCGGCTCCGGCGAAATTGAAAGTGCCCACCGCTTTGTCGTACAAGCACGCCTGAAAAAGCCGGGAGCTTGGTGGGCAGCCGAGAATGTCGATCCCATGCTCGCCCTTCGGGTGACTCGCCTGAATGGCGGATGGAATGAGTATTGGCAGAACTTCTCCGCCTGCAAGGCTGCTTAA
- a CDS encoding DNA methyltransferase → MTCLTWGDSVNGNIYRILDHASLSVTPATREYLDQGHLWYPPPPETFAKMATYANQHGNPAGRPYFSRDGIRPMTADEWASQRSKLHCPMGFTNVWERNPLKGAERIRVPEISGKAAHLNQKPLDLMGMIIEAASDAGDVVWEPFGGLFSASLAAKRAGRRAFAGELDPTYFQLGLERFMPRQPEKTAARKRKKHSWADTPGFGMWADREEMADPAAYVRNIRKPRYTL, encoded by the coding sequence TTGACTTGTCTAACATGGGGGGACTCCGTTAATGGAAATATTTACCGGATATTAGACCATGCATCACTTTCGGTCACACCCGCCACCCGCGAATACCTCGACCAAGGCCACCTCTGGTATCCGCCACCGCCGGAAACCTTCGCCAAAATGGCCACTTACGCCAACCAGCACGGCAACCCGGCAGGCCGCCCCTACTTCTCCCGCGACGGCATACGCCCGATGACCGCCGACGAATGGGCAAGCCAACGCAGCAAACTCCACTGCCCAATGGGTTTCACCAACGTCTGGGAACGCAATCCCCTCAAAGGCGCAGAACGCATCCGCGTCCCCGAAATCAGTGGCAAAGCCGCCCACCTCAACCAAAAACCGTTGGACTTGATGGGCATGATCATTGAAGCCGCCAGCGACGCAGGCGACGTAGTGTGGGAACCGTTCGGTGGGTTGTTTTCAGCATCATTGGCAGCGAAACGCGCCGGACGCAGAGCGTTTGCCGGGGAACTCGACCCGACTTATTTCCAGCTTGGTCTGGAACGCTTCATGCCGCGCCAGCCAGAAAAGACTGCTGCAAGAAAACGCAAAAAACATTCTTGGGCAGACACACCCGGCTTCGGTATGTGGGCAGACCGTGAAGAAATGGCAGACCCAGCAGCGTATGTGCGCAACATCAGGAAACCGCGTTATACCCTGTGA